In Alnus glutinosa chromosome 7, dhAlnGlut1.1, whole genome shotgun sequence, the sequence TGTTAGTAATCCTCAGATAGGAATGAGTCAAGGAATGTGTTTGGTTCTTCCTTGGCCCTAGAGAACACACCCTCTGAGAGTTGTGTTTGACCCACGTAGCCATGATTTTGATTTCTGTACCCTGAAAATCCTACTCCCCCAGCTGGGTTCTGCAACATTTGTAGGGTATATGGTGCTTGACTTGCTGATGTTGTTAACCttgtattttgaaaagaatctGGGTAACTTGGATGGGTGCCCATGGCTGAGGGCCTTATTAGCTGGGGTATGTTAATGTTGCTGCTACTGTTATTGGATGACAGCCTACTCGCAGCATAGCCACCACTGCCGCGAGCTGCCGGAACATCATGGTTGTGTTTCCCCTCATAAGTGGTGATCACAGCCCTCATGTCGTTGGCCGCTCGCTCGACGTGTTTCCTCACTGGACAACCTACCGATGTGCATTTGTAGTAGCTCCTGCAGATAAGAGAAAATTGCAGAGTTAGCAGCCAAGTTTCAAATGACATTGGATTGCCAATAGCTAAGCAAACAATATATTCTTTTTGGTGCATATTTGcatagttttcaaaaaaatgtctTCCACTTTGATTAAAACCCATCCTTCTTTAAGATTTTTTCAACCACACTACCTTGTATAAATCTTGGCCTTCTTACAGAGATCAAGAAATGTACAGGTTTAAAGTAATGTTTGAAACATGTAGTGAAAGGTTGCAGGAGTGCAGTACCTGGCATTTGGATTTCCTTTTACTACTTTCTGTCCATATTTCCTCCATCTATACCCATCATCAAGAATATCAATTTCACTAGTTGTCTGAACTACAACTCTAGGTTCCCTCACAGTCCTACTCCCAGAAGCCGAAAACCCCTCGTTTTGATTTCCGCCCTTCCTGTAAAAGAGAAATATCAGTATCAACAAAACCCAAATTTTAAGTTTGATCTTAGAAAAACACAAACAAGGCCATCAGCCTAGTACTTTAAGACTTACCATCTTTTGGCCTCAGACTCATTTTCATCGTCGTCTCCTCCTGATTTACTCGTTTGATCAAACTCTTCCTCTCCAATTGAGGCTGAAGAATCTTCCTGCATTGTGGCAGAGTACTCCATTTGTGTATTGCCAAGTGTTACACCTGACTGATCAGAAATCCCTGAACTGGTGCATGAAGAAGGTTGAAATGATTGAGTTGATCGTCTACTAGACTGATCAGGCTTGGGATGATTATGAGTTCCTTTGTATACTATTTCAGTAATCTCTCCCTCCAAAGATCTCTcaacttttttcttcattgGGCAATTTCGGTACGAGCACTTGTAATAACTACGCGGATTTTCACTTCCCTTCACTTGTTTTTGTCCGTATTTTCGCCAATTGTATCCATCATCTGTTCTTCTCTGCTCTCTGCTATATGGAGCTTGGTGACTGTATTGATTGTGGCCGGACAAAGGAGCAGAATTACTCTGCCTTTTTGCATTGCTTGTGGCCATTTCTGAAGTGAAGCTCTTTATTGGTGCAAACTCTGCTTTTACTTCCACCTTCTCCATTAAAAATTCAGTTTGGTCGGTTGGTTTGTTGAAATTCCATGCTTCTTGTTGTCTTTTAAACGATTCTTCCTGTTCAAGCAGATTACTAATGTTTAGTTTTGAATGGAAAtttgaagaaacaaaaataaatctctaTCCATGTGAAATTTCAGACATCGAtttgtgtacttttcccaaaataaaaaaatacatataaaaatcacGCGCTATATAAAGATAGAGGTCAGATTAATAGAACAAAATTTCTCCAAccaatttggagaaaaattttgttctttgtttgcaCTCCTTTGACCTGGTCCATAAAGACAAACGTCTAAGAAGACAAAATTCAGTTGCGTTAACAATCTAAAAGTCGCGTCAATAGCCCGACGAAGACCGCAACAAAACGGAATCCATATTTCAATTGCTGTCCAATCCATATTTGATATTTAAATTGTTTACAGATAATGACATCTAAAACTTCCAGTACTCTCTCGCTTCCTAGGATTTACAAATGGAGGAAATTCGAGGTTTTTGAGGAGAAAAACTctgggaaaaggaaaagaatatgAAAGGGAAAAGCAGAAATCAGAAAGAATGGACACATACCCCTGAGACCATGTTTGAAGAAGATTGAAAGACGGAAGCAGGCTTTGTTTGAGGCTGGAAAGAGAAATCAGAAGTAAATATCTCTTCCCCCTTCACCCCCAGCTGGTTTTCTGCAGAGTTACCACTCATCCTGTTGAATGCTTCACCAGCAAAAGCCCCAGTAGTTGGAGATGAAAGATTCTGCATAAACAGAGCAAAGTAACAAAGACCCATCAATCATTTTGTATAATAATACGAATATACAACtcataaggtatatatatatatatgaagttcaAATAACTTACAGTGTAATGGGAGGGAAACATAGGTGAGCTGAAGAAATCAGTTGGGCTAAAACCAGGTGAGATAGCGAAATAAGAAGATGGAGAAACTGGAGCAGCAGAGAAGGGTAATGAAGGAGGTTGAAGTGACTTGAATTTTGGCACTTCATCGCCAATTCGATCGGTTTTCTGGTCCGAATATCCCCAGCTGTGTGCACTACTGTCCATCTTGTTGTTACCGGCAAGAAGGTCAGTAAAGGAGGTCATGAATTTGATttttgagaaagaaagagaagatagAAGGAGAATATTTAAACTGAGCCTATGAATGGGATCGAAGAccacaagaagaacaaattgtTAGAGGCAAATGTAAGGCTCTTTCGGGGAAGTTATAGAAGTTTGACCGTGGAATAACAAGCTTCGGTCAAAGCTTGTGTCTTTGACTTGACTTGGTACCATTTTGGCGGCCAAAGCTCGAGAGCACCACAATTAGCCACTTGTTTACTTACCCGCTTGCCACTTATTAATTTGCTTTGATAAAAGGATAATTACCTCCTAATGCATTTATGGgccgcatttttttttttttttaatttcgaataataattttcttactATTCTCACACAATTCAGACATATTAATTGAGACTCATGTATGTAAATCCTACCCAATATGTCTAAAGGTTGTATGAAAATTGTATGGAATGAGTTGTAAGAAAATCACTCCCTTTAACtttagagatatgatacattgctACCCCAAGACATAACTCCTAATCACCTTTATCTACgtgacaacttttacttttatttttatttttacttttaattttaccttttttttagaaaaaaaaaactctaaaactaGTTAAGGAACCACTTTGTCATATGGGTAAGGTGATtaagagttgtgtcttgggATGGCAAAAGACCATATCTTTTAACTTTAACCTCAACTTTGTAGTAAAAGtacatttttaaatataattgtGCAAAGTATATTATGTTAGAgaaaccgtttttttttttttttaaaaaaaaatagtaatttgaaaatgtaaaaaaattaatgttgcGAGATACGTTTTTACAGAcgagtaatttttaaaatcgtattttcaaattgcacattttgaaaCTGTAAATTTAAACAGACCCTTAATTAATACGTTAAATATATACTTACGTGACAAGAGACGGAAGCGTGTCAAGTATGATATGATGTAGTATTCACGTGACATAATTTTATTAGAGATGACGAGATTATCTACCCACGACACATAACAGTTAGTTTTTTTGATGGAAAATTGATCGAGGTAGTAATTTGATAAACTCGCAAAACTTAGATAGTAAAATTATCAATTGGTGTATGATTGGCAACTCATCCACTAACTAATTAAAAAGataagtttattttattttattttttaatcatttaatcaaatattgaattttaaaacCCAAGtaggtttattattattattattatttataagaaaactGCAAAGGAGTAGTAAGATTAGATAATTTAGATTCAACCCTATTGTTAGTCCAACTGTCCAAGCCCTAAAACgtggtatttttctttttaggagtGTTAAAAAAGTAGTTGATCCGTATTGGACGTTTAGTtgctcattttcttttccaaaggGTTTATCAAAATGTCTCCCAAGGGGTAACTtctagaacatatatatatatcgatttGTCTTTTGATTGGCACGTGcctttctctttcttcctctttatgTATCTGGAAGTCAATGATCCGGACattgtttgtataaaaaaaaaaaaaaaaaaaaaaatgtaatttgcCAAATAATTTAGGAAAGGGGAAAGGGGGAGcacttttttttagtttgtcaattaattctttttaaatagagaaatgttTTGGTGTATTTGATAACATAATtctaaaacaaattatatttatttaactttttctaaacaaatcatattttattcaactttttttaaaaagtcaaacATTGAAATTTGCATgccaaataagaattgaattctaatttcaaaaattcaatatccaaacacaccattaaGATTTAAGGAGTGatattcaaataatttaattatattggTCCTGGatggaaaaacagaaaaaatatgGACTATAATAATCATGAACTTTTACATGAATTTCCTGTTTATGATATTTCACGCAGAATTAATATGAAAATGGGACTTAAgcttaaaaaataagtaaaagaatatcaaaaaaaaaaaaaaaaaaagagagaaaagggtGGGGGGGGTGGTTATGCAGATGGGCTTGGAAGTAAAATAGATATTTATTAACATGAAAATCATTTCGTCAATCAGGGTTCTATGGTGTAGTGGTTAGCACTCTGGACTTTGAATCCAGCGACCTGGGTTCGACTCCCGGTAGGACCTTTTAacttttgcttattttgaatattttgattccaatttttttccctccaaCTTTGACTGAAATTTTTAACTCATGCTTTTCTGCAGCATATAGTCGTATGCTTTTCAAATTCACCGTAAATTCAATAATAGATTTGGGAAAATATGAATGGAGTTGgacaagagagagaagaaaaaatttcatttctcaTAATAGAAACCAAATTTTATTCCAACACTATTTTATCCCGTTAACGTCACAGTgctaatcaatttttattttattttttgtaaaaaaagattttttaaatggtttatTAGTATTACCACGTCAATCGGAAGgaatatttgtaaaaaaataaaagtatagtttctagcattattcaTAATTGTATATAATCATGGAATTCTATTCCAAGTAGcatttcacatttttatttatttttttttttttaaaaaaaaaaaaagaggtagcTTTCCGTGGCTTAAACCCGCAAATGGGCTGGTTACTTGATAGTTTCTGTATGGGCCACTAAGAAGATGATGGATCATGACCAATTCAAGCCCATCAGCACTCAGAAGATTATGATCGAAGAAGAGGCCCATCTCAAATTCTCGTTTGTGTAGTAATTAAGAAGCCACTAAGACACGAAAGATGCTTAGACCTACAACTAACACAGCCATATTCTTGGGCGTGGTGGTGAATGGTGATAATTCCTTTCAAGCTCCAGCAATTTGAGCAATTTGAAATTTACATGTCCAAGTAAATTTTGAACTACCCGATTAACTACTTGAAGAAATAGGTCCATGTAGGCTCTTTCACATGTGCAATTCAAATTGCTATAGATCTTAATCCCCACAGATCAATTGTAGTTAAAACTAAACCCGTTGAGATTAAGACACGTGTTATCCTTTGTATCCTATTCTACTACACATGttctaattttaatttcaaCGAGTCTAGTTCCAACTAAAGTTGGATCGGACCAAGCCAAACCCCTTGACATGACTTTGCTTTGCTTGATGACAGTTAATTTGGACCTAGTGCCAGGATGAGGAACTATTTATACTATTCATGATTTACCCACGTATTAACACAATATAATCCTGTGGCTGTGATTAATTGTGAGAGAGAAAACTAGTACTTGCTCCATATAAATTGTAAGAGAGtacttggttttgttttttcaggGACATGTTCCACATTAATCTTgcaaatatatttataataagaCTTCCAATTACAGATCTGTGCAATTCAGTGCACGTATAAGGCAGGCAGTGATCTAGGAATGTCCTTACACAAAAACAGCACATTTCTCCAAAGAGCTGCCAAAGGCTAAAGTAATTAATCACTTTGccaaacaataaaacaattatgGGGGGGAAAAGTCCTAATACTAATATGCTCAGGACGTCTACTTCTGCATAAAACCACCTCTGACTTTAAGGAGCTTAAGAAAGCCCCACCGCATCACATCTTCCAACTGTAGTTTCCAACACTTGTACTTATGCATAAAACCAAACTGAAGACTTGTATTTGACTCCGTCAATTTCTGCATACTTCAAGGAGCTTCAGAAAACCCTATTGCAACACATCTTCCAACTGTAGTTTCCAACACTTGGGATCTAATTCTGCCTGCCAAACATATCAAAATAACCTTAATATTGTAATCAAGAAAATTTAACCACTACATAGGGCCCATCTGACTTTCAAAGTTAAGCATGTATTTTGTTGGGTTGTTCACACAAGTCACAGTTGTCAAAACCTAACAGTCAAATAATGATCGGCTGCTGTTGTCCCTGCGACTTCTCTTGGATTACTTATATCAAAGTCCACATACGTGCAAACAAACATATGCAGCCAATCttgaaaattattatatttttcactttaagAAAACCTTAAAAATTATTGCTTGTTGTGGAAAATATTGTTGTTGGCGTAGGTTGCAAACATTTCAATGAAATTGATCCAGACAAGGTTGATTAAGTAAAtagctttttaaaattgtttcttCATGGACCTCATGACCACCTAAAAAGACGTACCTGAAACTCTTTATCTCTCCACTGGAACACACAACCGCGTGCCTCCAAGTGTTCAAAAAGCGGTTTGGGTAACAAGGATTTAAAGGAAGCATGGAGCTTCACTTTTGTCAGTCCTCCACATGCCAATAAGGAAGCTGCTAGTCCACTCGGACTCAAGCCTTTCAAGTGCAAGATAGTCAAGCTCTGTAGGCAGCTGATGCTGGCAAGGGACAAGAGCCCCACGTCTGTAACTGAGCTATATGACAAATTTATCtacaaggaaagaaataaatcattaaatctgGATCTCAATATTTTCTCTTGATCCATTATGTCCCAACAAAGAGAGAAAGGGGATCAAGGGTACCTGCTTGAGGTTTTGAGAAGAGTGAGCAAGCGGAATCATCCCAGCATCATCAATTTTGTAACATTTCTTTATGTCTAACTTGGTCAGTTGCTTGCATCTTGCAGCAATTGCTGTTAGACCTAAGGATGTGATATGCGGACATCCTCGACTTTCAATCGTGTTTAGTTTTGAGCATTTTGAGAGCGATAGTAAGGAATTATCAGTAACTTCTTTACAGTAGGCTACGTTAATCATCTCAAGGCCAGGGCAACCGTGAGCAATTGCTAAAATTCCTGAATCTGTTATTCCTGCACACCTGAACAAAGCAAAACCATTCAATTGATTACTGAGGTTTGTCATAACATCACCCGTACAGATAAGTTAGTGAAAGGATTTTTCTTAGGTACAAACACAGAATTCTAAGGTTCATATTGCACCACAGGCTAAACGCTGTACTTATTTGAAACCAGATTCAACAATAACCTGGAAATGATATGGATAAATTATCATGATAAAAAAGGCGGACAAAAATCATGGGTTACAAGTCACAAACCTGTACAAATCCATCTCTTTAAGTGCTACACAGCACATGCCAACATGGGCAAGTCCCTCATCAGTTATGTTTAGACAAAGTCCCAGTTTTAAGCTAGAGAGTTTGCAACATGTGGAGA encodes:
- the LOC133872898 gene encoding probable WRKY transcription factor 33, with protein sequence MTSFTDLLAGNNKMDSSAHSWGYSDQKTDRIGDEVPKFKSLQPPSLPFSAAPVSPSSYFAISPGFSPTDFFSSPMFPSHYTNLSSPTTGAFAGEAFNRMSGNSAENQLGVKGEEIFTSDFSFQPQTKPASVFQSSSNMVSGEESFKRQQEAWNFNKPTDQTEFLMEKVEVKAEFAPIKSFTSEMATSNAKRQSNSAPLSGHNQYSHQAPYSREQRRTDDGYNWRKYGQKQVKGSENPRSYYKCSYRNCPMKKKVERSLEGEITEIVYKGTHNHPKPDQSSRRSTQSFQPSSCTSSGISDQSGVTLGNTQMEYSATMQEDSSASIGEEEFDQTSKSGGDDDENESEAKRWKGGNQNEGFSASGSRTVREPRVVVQTTSEIDILDDGYRWRKYGQKVVKGNPNARSYYKCTSVGCPVRKHVERAANDMRAVITTYEGKHNHDVPAARGSGGYAASRLSSNNSSSNINIPQLIRPSAMGTHPSYPDSFQNTRLTTSASQAPYTLQMLQNPAGGVGFSGYRNQNHGYVGQTQLSEGVFSRAKEEPNTFLDSFLSEDY